In Marasmius oreades isolate 03SP1 chromosome 1, whole genome shotgun sequence, one DNA window encodes the following:
- a CDS encoding uncharacterized protein (BUSCO:EOG092615CC): MSRTYRYTPANQSLRMLAEDEDAEDTKLQDSDGETNAGSSRRNQSEERNRNTQTKSPRKVAWSNPNNRNNDSQDSEDDGEVPQSFMIEEDAGSSKRRKSKGKGKEVAGSGRTRPLYSVGGGRKLSSILPTHAPPPPPHTSVSIPPRPSELNVDGDEEGQCTPRTDESQDIWRTNPMLGLEPHERALWSWVNVVNLDAFLQEAYYYYEGKGLYSIALARALNLLTIGFVIGFSTFLLGCIDYSKINPEKQMRLGDAIVEHCVAKFSGFTLLFFLLFTTFYIWEIFTFVISLQRLVDMYNFYTHLLKIPDADIQTISWPEVVRRIGAIREENPNTAISSHRNNSMTAKLDAHDVANRIMRQENYLIALFNKDVLDLRAPVPQVLKRFVKEQEKGNMLTRALEWNLRFCLMGYLFDKQGKVRKVFLKSKNRRVLIEGLKRRFAFMGILNAIFAPFIVLYILMYSFFRYFEEYHKNPSNFGGRRYTSYAQWKFREFNELPHLFVRRLHESYPLADTYIGQFPNENATLIMRFVAFVSGAFAAVLFLATIWDPDIFLHLEITPHRTVLFYFGLFGTVMATARGMIPEENRVFDPEMLMTGVISYTHYMPDRWKDQLHSKRVHQEFGQLFSMKVLIFAEELLSVVLTPFVLLYSLPPCAPAIIDFFREFTVHVDGRGYVCSFAEFNFERHGNVKFGAPTEVQDKRMVSNEGKMEKSFLNFKAANPDWMPTDPTGSLYLSRIQNFTAAHPESFSRRYQESSPGTAPRESSLQERAQGYDRALKQSQYASRRRGAGSTFLGLSTLHPHMHGSMAPSASSIFGAVGGAKTVVLGDSQGSVQITSPPKPPAAPIPDQDISADGLVDGSYVDGDSRKQPRTIYEQDEGEGELDEDGGVLGLLAQIYARRDGTARAI; this comes from the exons ATGAGCAGAACGTATCGGTATACACCTGCCAACCAATCCTTGCGTATGTTGgcagaagacgaagatgcaGAGGATACGAAATTGCAGGACTCGGACGGCGAGACCAATGCAGGAAGCAGTCGAAGAAACCAAAGTGAGGAGAGAAACCGGAACACCCAAACAAAGAGCCCAAGAAAGGTGGCGTGGAGCAATCCCAATAATCGCAACAACGATAGTCAAGACTCAGAGGATGACGGAGAGGTTCCACAAAGTTTCATGatcgaagaagatgctgGCTCGTCCAAGCGAAGGAAatcgaaagggaaagggaaagaagttGCGGGGAGTGGTCGGACGAGACCCTTGTATTCTGTTGGAGGAGGCAGAAAACTTTCTTCGATCCTCCCCACCCATGCACCACCCCCACCACCTCATACATCGGTATCAATACCTCCAAGGCCGTCAGAGCTCAATGTCGATGGAGATGAGGAAGGACAGTGCACTCCACGAACGGATGAATCACAGGATATTTGGCGAACGAATCCCATGCTTGGTTTGGAACCACACGAGCGTGCACTATGGAGTTGGGTGAATGTGGTCAACTTGGATGCGTTCTTACAAGAGGCCTATTACTACTACGAGGGCAAGGGTCTATACAGTATTGCGTTGGCCAGGGCACTCAATCTTCT GACGATTGGCTTTGTTATTGGCTTCTCCACTTTTCTCCTGGGCTGCATCGACTATTCGAAAATAAATCCCGAAAAACAAATGAGGCTAGGTGATGCCATCGTCGAACATTGTGTAGCGAA GTTCTCCGGGTTCACGCTTCTATTCTTCCTTTTATTCACCACCTTCTACATCTGGGAGATATTCACATTCGTGATCTCCCTTCAACGCCTCGTGGATATGTACAATTTTTACACTCACCTGCTCAAGATACCAGAC GCTGATATACAAACAATATCATGGCCAGAAGTCGTTCGACGTATCGGCGCAATTCGTGAGGAGAACCCAAATACAGCCATCTCATCTCATCGGAACAACAGCATGACCGCCAAGCTAGATGCGCACGATGTTGCCAATCGGATAATGCGGCAAGAGAACTACCTTATTGCCCTGTTCAACAAGGATGTGTTGGATTTACGTGCTCCGGTGCCGCAGGTACTGAAGAGGTTCGTGAAAGAACAGGAAAAGGGCAATATGCTCACACGAGCGCTGGAATGGAACTTGAGGTTTTGTTTGATGGGATATCTTTTTGATAAACAAGGGAAGGTCAGGAAAGTGTTCCTGAAGAGCAAGAATAGGAGGGTTTTAATTGAAGG TCTGAAGCGCAGATTTGCTTTCATGGGAATTCTCAACGCTATATTTGCCCCATTCATTGTATTATATATACTCATGTATTCGTTCTTTCGCTACTTCGAG GAGTACCACAAGAATCCGTCTAACTTTGGCGGACGTCGGTATACTTCATATGCACAGTGGAAATTCCGCGAATTTAACGAGCTGCCGCACCTGTTCGTACGTCGACTTCACGAAAGCTACCCTCTCGCGGATACGTACATTGGGCAATTCCCCAACGAGAACGCAACGCTCATAATGCGCTTTGTCGCATTCGTATCGGGAGCATTTGCCGCTGTCCTGTTTCTCGCAACAATCTGGGATCCTGACATCTTCTTGCACCTTGAAATAACACCTCATCGTACGGTGTTGTTTTACTTTGGGTTATTTGGCACGGTTATGGCAACGGCTCGGGGTATGATTCCTGAAGAGAACCGAGTATTCGACCCAGAAATGCTTATGACTGGTGTTATAAGCTATACGCATTATATGCCTGATAGGTGGAAAGATCAACTGCATAGCAAGCGG GTTCATCAAGAATTCGGGCAACTGTTTTCCATGAAAGTCCTGATATTTGCTGAGGAGTTGCTATCCGTGGTCCTCACCCCTTTCGTTCTACTGTATTCGCTTCCCCCCTGTGCACCAGCGATTATTGATTTTTTCCGGGAGTTCACAGTTCACGTCGATGGGCGTGGATACGTCTGCAGTTTCGCGGAGTTCAACTTTGAGAGGCATGGTAATGTCAAG TTTGGAGCTCCAACCGAGGTGCAAGACAAGAGAATGGTATCGAATGAagggaagatggagaagagtTTCCTCAATTTCAAG GCTGCAAATCCAGATTGGATGCCTACAGATCCCACGGGCTCCTTGTACCTCAGCCGCATCCAGAATTTCACTGCTGCCCATCCGGAATCATTCTCACGCCGATATCAAGAATCTTCGCCCGGAACAGCACCGCGCGAGAGTTCACTACAAGAGAGAGCTCAGGGGTACGACCGAGCTCTCAAGCAGAGCCAATACGCGTCTCGGAGACGTGGTGCTGGAAGTACGTTTCTGGGATTGTCCACGCTCCATCCTCACATGCATGGAAGCATGGCACCATCGGCTTCATCGATTTTTGGCGCTGTGGGTGGTGCGAAGACAGTTGTGTTGGGTGATTCGCAAGGAAGTGTACAGATTACATCTCCGCCCAAACCACCTGCTGCACCGATACCAGACCAAGATATCAGTGCGGATGGGCTTGTGGATGGTTCTTATGTGGATGGAGATTCTCGTAAGCAGCCTAGAACCATTTATGAGCAAGATGAGGGTGAAGGCGAGTTGGATGAGGACGGAGGAGTGCTTGGATTGCTTGCACAGATTTATGCTAGGCGAGATGGCACTGCTAGAGCGATCTAG